The Natronoglycomyces albus genome has a segment encoding these proteins:
- the deoD gene encoding purine-nucleoside phosphorylase, with protein MTAHLSAKPGDIAETVLMPGDPLRAKWIAETFLDDATCYSSVRNMFGFTGTYKGERISVQGSGMGMPSASIYTHELLAEYGVKTLVRIGSGGAITERLGLMDVVAGIGAASESNMNRLRFGGNIDYAPVADFGLLRNAVDAAADRGVNLEVGQILSGDVFYHDHWDIYEKLAEYGVLCVEMEAAAMYTLAAKFNARALALITISDQLITKEHLDSDQRQQSLTDMVEIALDTVTR; from the coding sequence ATGACTGCACATCTTTCCGCCAAGCCCGGCGACATCGCCGAGACGGTACTGATGCCCGGCGACCCGCTGCGCGCCAAGTGGATCGCCGAAACATTTCTCGACGACGCGACCTGCTACTCCTCTGTTCGCAACATGTTCGGCTTCACCGGCACATATAAAGGCGAACGCATCTCCGTGCAGGGATCGGGCATGGGAATGCCCTCAGCGTCCATCTACACCCACGAACTACTCGCCGAATACGGCGTCAAGACGCTCGTGCGGATCGGCTCGGGCGGCGCCATCACCGAACGGCTCGGCCTGATGGACGTCGTCGCCGGGATCGGGGCCGCCTCGGAATCCAACATGAACCGGCTGCGCTTCGGCGGAAACATCGACTACGCGCCCGTGGCCGATTTCGGCCTCCTTCGCAACGCCGTCGACGCCGCCGCCGATCGCGGAGTCAACCTGGAAGTCGGACAGATCCTCTCCGGCGACGTGTTCTACCACGACCACTGGGACATTTACGAAAAGCTCGCCGAATACGGCGTCCTGTGCGTGGAGATGGAAGCCGCCGCGATGTACACGCTGGCGGCGAAGTTCAACGCCCGGGCGCTGGCGCTCATCACCATCTCCGACCAGCTCATCACGAAAGAACACCTCGACTCCGACCAGCGGCAACAGTCGCTGACCGACATGGTCGAGATCGCGCTGGACACGGTGACACGCTAA
- a CDS encoding ABC transporter ATP-binding protein codes for MATVTFDKASRIYPGSDKAAVDQLELEVADGEFLVLVGPSGCGKSTSLRMLAGLESVDEGAIYINDTDVSDLPPKARDIAMVFQNYALYPHMSVFDNMAFALKLAHTPKAEIRARVDEAAKLLDLADYLDRKPKALSGGQRQRVAMGRAIVREPQVFLMDEPLSNLDAKLRVQTRSQIASLQQRLGTTTVYVTHDQVEAMTMGHRIAVMKDGVLQQCDTPRALYETPQNSFVAGFIGSPSMNIATVPLTEDGAKFGDVTIPMERSVREAAVSAVGSDAATGETGDKQVTVGFRPEHCKLGDANSGGIEIKVDLVEELGSESFLYGHPAYANGAERFVIRCEGGDLPGLGETTYLVPKPGKEHIFDAASGSRLN; via the coding sequence ATGGCTACCGTGACCTTCGACAAGGCCTCCCGGATCTATCCGGGGAGCGATAAAGCCGCCGTTGACCAACTGGAACTAGAAGTCGCCGACGGCGAGTTCTTGGTTTTGGTCGGTCCCTCCGGCTGTGGTAAGTCCACCTCCCTGCGCATGCTCGCCGGGCTCGAATCGGTGGACGAAGGCGCGATCTACATCAACGACACCGACGTGTCGGACCTGCCCCCCAAAGCCCGCGACATCGCCATGGTGTTCCAAAACTACGCGCTGTATCCACACATGAGCGTGTTTGACAACATGGCGTTCGCCCTCAAACTCGCCCACACACCCAAGGCCGAGATCCGCGCCCGCGTGGACGAAGCCGCGAAACTGTTGGACCTGGCCGACTACCTCGACCGCAAGCCCAAGGCGCTCTCCGGTGGTCAGCGTCAGCGAGTCGCCATGGGCCGCGCCATCGTGCGCGAACCGCAGGTGTTCCTCATGGACGAGCCACTCTCCAACCTTGACGCCAAGCTACGAGTCCAAACGCGTTCTCAGATTGCCTCGCTGCAACAGCGACTGGGCACCACAACCGTCTACGTCACCCACGACCAGGTGGAGGCCATGACGATGGGCCACCGCATCGCGGTGATGAAGGATGGAGTGCTCCAACAGTGCGACACACCGCGAGCGCTGTACGAGACGCCACAGAACTCCTTCGTGGCCGGGTTCATTGGCTCCCCGTCGATGAACATCGCGACCGTGCCGCTGACAGAGGACGGCGCGAAGTTCGGCGACGTGACCATTCCGATGGAGCGCAGCGTTCGTGAGGCGGCCGTCTCGGCGGTCGGCTCCGATGCGGCGACCGGCGAGACCGGCGACAAGCAGGTCACCGTGGGCTTCCGACCCGAACATTGCAAGCTTGGCGACGCCAACTCCGGCGGCATCGAAATCAAGGTCGACCTGGTCGAGGAGCTGGGCTCAGAGTCCTTCCTCTACGGCCACCCGGCCTACGCCAATGGCGCGGAACGCTTCGTGATCCGCTGCGAGGGCGGCGACCTGCCGGGCCTGGGCGAGACGACCTACCTAGTGCCCAAGCCAGGCAAGGAGCACATCTTCGACGCCGCCTCGGGTAGCCGTCTGAACTAA
- a CDS encoding nucleoside deaminase: protein MRRALEVASQSGDDVPVGAVVFSPDLVELASAVNRREADADPTAHAEILAMRQAAQVYGDGWRLEGCTLVVTLELCTMCAGAAVLARVGSIVFGAWEPKTGAVGSLWDVVRDQRLNHRPEVYPGVLADESAAMLRDYMNGRRHGA, encoded by the coding sequence ATGCGCCGGGCGCTGGAGGTTGCCTCCCAATCGGGAGATGATGTTCCGGTGGGCGCGGTGGTGTTCTCCCCGGACCTGGTTGAACTCGCCTCGGCCGTTAACCGCCGGGAGGCTGACGCCGATCCCACCGCTCATGCTGAGATCCTGGCCATGCGCCAGGCGGCTCAGGTGTATGGGGATGGGTGGCGGCTGGAGGGCTGCACGTTGGTGGTGACGTTGGAGCTGTGCACGATGTGTGCGGGGGCGGCGGTGTTGGCGCGCGTTGGCAGCATCGTGTTTGGGGCCTGGGAGCCGAAGACGGGGGCTGTGGGTTCGTTGTGGGACGTGGTGCGTGATCAGCGCCTGAACCACCGGCCCGAGGTGTACCCGGGGGTTTTGGCCGATGAGAGCGCGGCGATGCTACGCGACTATATGAACGGCCGTCGCCACGGTGCCTGA
- a CDS encoding endonuclease/exonuclease/phosphatase family protein, whose amino-acid sequence MVTVFRRFGVSGAVLTILSVLLLCLFVFHRHLPNRAWNLGSLVETFLPWFGLAIIPLLVWAALKRNVVTIVVAILPGLVWAYMYGPLLPDKSEGPGDFRVLSHNVEDINPNPEETARHVRDANADVVALVEITSEAMPTYRDVLAEQYPYTADYGTVALWSKYPISVSEPVDIGIDWTRAFRATVQVEGIDVSIYVAHLLSVRLMPDEGFTIDQRNRTAQMLGDAIEADAYDRVILMGDLNGTMQDKTLAPITYQMRSAHASAGRGFGFTWPSSFPVARIDQILYRGLEATDAQVLSQTGSDHLPVQADFNL is encoded by the coding sequence CTGGTGACCGTATTTCGCCGGTTCGGCGTCTCCGGAGCGGTACTGACGATCCTGTCGGTGCTGTTGCTGTGCCTGTTCGTGTTTCATCGTCATCTGCCGAATCGGGCTTGGAACCTGGGCAGTTTGGTGGAAACCTTCCTGCCGTGGTTTGGCCTGGCCATCATCCCGCTTCTGGTGTGGGCCGCCCTTAAACGCAACGTCGTCACCATCGTGGTCGCCATCCTGCCGGGTCTGGTGTGGGCCTATATGTATGGGCCTTTGCTGCCGGACAAATCCGAAGGCCCCGGAGACTTCCGGGTTCTCTCCCACAATGTCGAAGACATCAACCCGAACCCCGAAGAGACCGCCCGCCATGTACGGGATGCGAACGCGGATGTGGTCGCGCTGGTCGAGATCACCAGCGAGGCGATGCCCACCTACCGCGATGTACTCGCCGAGCAGTACCCCTATACGGCCGATTACGGCACAGTGGCCTTGTGGTCGAAGTACCCCATTAGCGTTTCGGAGCCGGTCGATATCGGCATTGACTGGACGAGAGCCTTCCGGGCGACAGTCCAGGTAGAGGGTATCGATGTCTCGATCTATGTCGCGCACTTGTTGTCGGTGCGACTCATGCCCGATGAGGGTTTCACGATCGACCAACGTAACCGCACCGCGCAAATGCTGGGCGACGCGATCGAGGCCGACGCCTACGACCGAGTCATCCTCATGGGCGATTTGAATGGCACGATGCAAGATAAGACTCTCGCCCCGATCACCTACCAAATGAGATCGGCCCATGCCAGCGCTGGTCGTGGCTTCGGGTTCACCTGGCCATCGTCGTTCCCGGTTGCGCGGATTGACCAAATCCTGTATCGCGGTTTGGAAGCGACCGACGCTCAGGTCTTGTCACAGACTGGGTCGGACCATCTGCCGGTTCAGGCGGACTTTAATCTTTGA
- a CDS encoding RidA family protein: protein MVDIKPALERLGLTLPEVVPPVATYQPAVRSGNYIYVSGQLPVSDGQIVATGKVGAEIDVDQAYDLARLCAINGLAAIASVVDFAEVKSIVKVTGFVASAPGFNAQPKVINGASELFGEVMGEAGKHARSAVGVSELPLNVPVEVDLIAELNVSGTTYLA, encoded by the coding sequence GTGGTAGACATCAAACCCGCCCTGGAACGCCTGGGCTTGACGTTGCCTGAGGTCGTACCGCCGGTTGCCACCTACCAACCGGCCGTGCGCAGCGGTAACTACATCTACGTGTCCGGCCAGTTGCCAGTATCCGATGGTCAGATCGTCGCGACCGGCAAGGTCGGTGCGGAAATCGACGTCGACCAGGCCTATGACCTGGCGCGGCTATGCGCGATCAACGGTTTGGCCGCGATTGCCTCAGTGGTGGATTTCGCTGAGGTCAAGAGCATCGTCAAGGTGACTGGTTTCGTCGCCTCGGCCCCGGGCTTCAACGCCCAGCCGAAGGTCATCAACGGTGCCTCAGAGCTGTTCGGTGAAGTCATGGGCGAGGCGGGCAAGCACGCTCGTTCCGCCGTTGGCGTGTCTGAACTGCCGCTGAACGTGCCGGTCGAGGTCGACTTGATCGCCGAGCTCAACGTCTCGGGAACGACCTACTTGGCCTAG
- a CDS encoding PrsW family intramembrane metalloprotease, translating into MTNSDPSPLGPDPKPNPDQAAQPPQPDTATAGSESQPQAPQAPGAEPQTPAADAPSPASYPDPPAHAHAQSPPVASGQPKSGRVRPETRRLLTIVGSIVLFAIGFGILSWQIIDNLGHDAYVVGTIAALAPAPLLVGTFVWLGRHKGRPWLLLAFSFGWGACVATAIALGVNTGFAVLFESRDIPMTAVPVVVAPIIEELGKFAGPLLVFFFARRHFNGLLDAIVYCGLAAAGFAIVENILYAGGIYVTGTEMLSEQAGYALVTQLVLVRGLATMFAHPLMTGLIAIGLGLAAAKRGRPVRNFFLISAGVLAGMALHALWNGAATIGAAIDPAAMFAVYLGFMVPLFFTMVALALWVRARDARRCETLLVPYVNAGWISPPEVASLATYSRRTAARAWARRVAGAEGERHMRDFQRAADDLADVRRRHSVGEPFDPDREFELLGALRTARAYYVQRDPLMPRALWDGTNYQVTFPDGKVRSLSPPHEPVMPIPMNPAPQAYSQTYA; encoded by the coding sequence ATGACTAATTCCGACCCTTCCCCGCTCGGACCTGACCCGAAGCCGAACCCTGATCAAGCGGCCCAGCCGCCACAACCAGATACGGCAACCGCAGGCTCGGAAAGCCAGCCGCAGGCCCCACAGGCACCCGGTGCTGAGCCCCAGACGCCAGCTGCCGACGCCCCGTCACCGGCGTCCTACCCGGACCCGCCGGCTCATGCGCACGCTCAAAGTCCACCGGTGGCCTCCGGCCAGCCGAAGTCAGGTCGCGTGCGCCCCGAAACTCGCCGATTGCTGACCATTGTCGGCTCCATCGTTCTCTTCGCGATCGGTTTCGGCATCCTCTCCTGGCAGATTATCGACAACCTCGGCCACGATGCCTACGTTGTCGGCACTATCGCCGCCCTGGCTCCCGCACCGCTTTTGGTCGGCACGTTCGTGTGGCTCGGTCGTCACAAGGGCCGACCTTGGCTGCTTTTGGCGTTCAGCTTTGGTTGGGGCGCCTGCGTGGCCACCGCCATCGCCCTGGGAGTCAACACCGGCTTTGCCGTGCTGTTCGAATCCCGCGATATCCCCATGACCGCCGTTCCGGTCGTCGTTGCGCCCATCATCGAGGAATTGGGCAAGTTCGCCGGGCCTCTCCTGGTGTTCTTCTTCGCTCGCCGTCACTTCAACGGACTGCTCGACGCCATCGTCTACTGTGGCTTGGCTGCCGCCGGGTTCGCCATCGTGGAGAACATCTTGTACGCGGGCGGCATCTATGTCACCGGTACCGAAATGCTCAGCGAACAAGCGGGCTACGCCCTGGTCACCCAGTTGGTGCTCGTGCGGGGGCTCGCCACAATGTTCGCCCATCCGCTCATGACCGGGCTCATCGCCATCGGGCTTGGTCTCGCCGCTGCCAAGCGTGGGCGACCCGTGCGTAATTTCTTCCTCATCAGTGCCGGAGTCCTCGCCGGAATGGCCCTACACGCCCTGTGGAACGGTGCCGCGACGATCGGTGCCGCCATAGACCCCGCCGCCATGTTCGCGGTCTATCTGGGCTTCATGGTGCCGCTGTTCTTCACCATGGTGGCCTTGGCTCTGTGGGTACGGGCTCGGGATGCCCGTCGCTGCGAGACGCTCTTGGTGCCCTATGTGAACGCGGGCTGGATTTCCCCGCCCGAAGTGGCGTCGCTGGCGACATATTCACGCCGGACGGCTGCCCGCGCCTGGGCTCGTCGCGTCGCCGGGGCCGAGGGCGAACGACACATGCGCGATTTCCAGCGTGCCGCCGATGATTTGGCAGATGTGCGCCGCCGCCACAGTGTTGGTGAGCCGTTCGACCCTGACCGTGAGTTCGAGCTGCTCGGGGCATTGCGGACGGCTCGCGCCTATTACGTCCAGCGGGACCCACTGATGCCCCGCGCGTTGTGGGATGGAACGAACTACCAGGTGACTTTCCCCGACGGCAAGGTGCGTTCGCTATCGCCACCGCATGAACCGGTTATGCCTATACCGATGAATCCGGCTCCTCAGGCGTATTCTCAGACCTATGCATGA
- a CDS encoding ArsA family ATPase: MPADLDIDKLLADEDKRVIVCCGAGGVGKTTTAASLALRAAELHGRHAVVLTIDPARRLAQSLGMEQLENAPRAVAGVRSGQLDAMMLDMKRTFDEMVEAHSTPERAQEIFANPFYQAMSSTFSGTQEYMAMEKLAQLRNAEQWDLIVVDTPPSRSALDFLDAPARLSRFLDGRMARLLTAPGSSRPSLLSFMGSAAHIFTRAFHKILGGHLLTDVAQFAKSLESTLGGFRQRAEATFRTLQDPQTSFLVVAAPEPGAMREAMYFTRRLTEERMPLEGLILNRTTAPVAESVSAVRAAGGAARLSEEDGDEAVAAVLRLHADLMQAQRAEQRLAARYTAACPSVSQLWLPRMARDVYDLDALREFGQLAAD; the protein is encoded by the coding sequence ATGCCGGCTGACCTGGATATAGACAAGCTGCTTGCCGACGAGGACAAGCGGGTCATTGTCTGTTGTGGGGCTGGTGGTGTGGGCAAGACGACTACCGCCGCGTCGCTGGCGCTGCGAGCCGCTGAGCTGCATGGCCGTCACGCTGTGGTCCTCACCATTGACCCGGCTCGTCGGCTTGCCCAGTCGCTGGGTATGGAACAGCTGGAGAACGCGCCACGGGCGGTCGCGGGGGTGCGCTCGGGCCAGTTGGACGCGATGATGCTGGACATGAAGCGCACTTTCGATGAGATGGTCGAGGCGCATTCGACTCCCGAGCGAGCTCAGGAGATTTTTGCCAACCCGTTCTACCAGGCCATGAGTTCGACGTTCTCGGGGACGCAGGAGTACATGGCGATGGAGAAGCTAGCGCAGCTGCGCAATGCTGAGCAGTGGGACCTGATTGTGGTGGACACGCCTCCGTCGCGCTCGGCGTTGGATTTTCTGGATGCTCCGGCCCGGTTGAGTCGGTTTTTGGACGGGCGGATGGCGCGGCTGTTGACCGCTCCGGGGTCGTCACGTCCTTCTCTTTTGTCGTTCATGGGTTCAGCGGCGCATATCTTCACGCGCGCGTTCCACAAGATTCTCGGTGGTCACTTGCTGACCGACGTGGCGCAGTTCGCGAAGTCGCTGGAGTCGACTCTGGGCGGGTTCCGGCAGCGGGCCGAGGCCACTTTTCGCACGTTGCAAGATCCGCAGACATCGTTTCTAGTGGTCGCGGCCCCGGAGCCGGGGGCGATGCGGGAAGCCATGTACTTTACTCGGCGGTTGACCGAGGAGCGGATGCCGCTGGAGGGTTTGATTTTGAACCGGACTACAGCGCCGGTCGCCGAGTCGGTCTCGGCGGTGCGCGCGGCGGGGGGCGCTGCCCGGTTGTCCGAGGAGGACGGCGATGAGGCCGTCGCCGCCGTGCTGCGGTTGCACGCTGATCTGATGCAGGCGCAAAGGGCTGAGCAGCGGCTAGCGGCACGTTATACGGCAGCGTGCCCTAGCGTGAGTCAATTGTGGTTGCCTCGAATGGCCCGGGACGTGTACGACCTAGACGCACTGCGGGAGTTCGGACAGCTGGCCGCCGATTAG
- a CDS encoding transglycosylase domain-containing protein translates to MTPVQRTPVSFPPRSPLSSVFALLTCGVLVGVLAAAAVFPLLAVGGFAAKQSIEKFDSLPGELTEANLPQTTKVYASDGETLIANFYEENREVIELDDVGDVMINALLAAEDTRFYEHEGVDWTGVLRAAVTNQTSEDSQGASTLTMQYVRNSLIYSASSIDDVIAASEPTMERKIREMRYALALEEELTKDEILERYLNVVFLGSQAYGVHAGAYTYFDKAPNELELHEAAFLAALPKYPSLASINAEADLSEPLSRRNWVLDRMADVEYITEAEATEAKEEPLGLNPQPTGNECVDTTHTDWGFFCDYFKQWWASNPQFGDTQWERLDLLKRGGFSITTSMDPDVQSKSMKTLASHIDVNNPTALGSVVVTPGTGHVQAMAVNRIYSLDQSNNGPHSNERLRSAGVDSNYPNTTIPLLSGNDETPGFPAGSTFKLYTMLAALEEGMPLATSLPSPHTYHSRVYTVHEEGRASCSQVNPGQYVWCPSNDNPSMTQSSMDMWDAYGRSSNTYFVQLQEFVGTSAAVEMAERAGINFRAEEGVVEARNNENQELDEYGMFTLGLDSTTPLDMANAYATVASGGIKCDPMPVLKIHRSDGSFWEDASEPSCERVIEEDVALAAVSAGRCPVGQSDDVSRCSGGTATGEGSSFDRPLMGKTGTADRNRSYWMMLATPNAASATFVGDPDMSSRSVNANSAWSSQVRSSGITVLGHAVSKLDVEDWDTPSNDLVRGKDLTSIPNIGCVNVNTAINTIENAGFNAVVAQGQHDSSCDQGQAFSTTPTGTAPKGTNVFILISNGEDQDDHEDDDDEDDDDEDDDDEDEDDDDD, encoded by the coding sequence GTGACCCCTGTGCAAAGAACTCCCGTATCGTTCCCGCCGCGCAGTCCACTCTCCAGCGTCTTCGCCCTCCTCACGTGCGGAGTGCTCGTGGGAGTGCTGGCGGCCGCAGCAGTGTTCCCGCTGCTGGCGGTCGGGGGTTTCGCCGCCAAACAGAGCATCGAAAAGTTCGACTCGCTACCGGGGGAACTAACCGAAGCCAACCTGCCGCAGACAACCAAGGTCTACGCCTCCGACGGAGAAACGCTCATCGCGAACTTCTACGAGGAAAACCGCGAGGTCATCGAGCTAGACGACGTCGGCGACGTCATGATCAACGCGCTGTTGGCCGCCGAGGACACCCGCTTCTACGAGCATGAGGGCGTCGACTGGACCGGTGTGCTCCGGGCCGCGGTCACCAACCAGACCTCCGAAGACAGCCAGGGCGCATCCACGCTCACCATGCAGTACGTGCGCAACTCTCTCATCTACTCGGCCTCGTCCATCGACGACGTGATCGCGGCCTCCGAGCCGACCATGGAACGCAAAATCAGGGAAATGCGCTACGCGCTAGCTCTAGAAGAAGAGCTGACCAAAGACGAGATTCTAGAGCGCTATCTCAACGTGGTCTTCCTGGGCAGCCAAGCCTACGGTGTCCACGCTGGCGCATACACATACTTCGACAAGGCACCCAACGAGCTAGAGCTGCACGAAGCGGCTTTCTTGGCCGCACTGCCCAAATACCCCTCATTGGCATCGATCAACGCCGAAGCCGACCTGAGCGAGCCGCTGAGCCGACGCAATTGGGTGCTCGACCGCATGGCCGATGTTGAGTACATCACCGAGGCCGAAGCCACAGAGGCCAAAGAAGAGCCACTGGGGTTGAACCCACAGCCGACCGGAAACGAGTGTGTGGACACCACTCACACCGACTGGGGATTCTTTTGCGACTACTTCAAGCAATGGTGGGCGTCGAACCCGCAATTCGGTGACACCCAATGGGAACGCCTCGACCTGCTGAAACGAGGCGGCTTCAGCATTACCACCAGCATGGACCCCGACGTACAGTCCAAGTCGATGAAAACCCTCGCCAGCCACATCGACGTGAACAACCCGACCGCATTGGGTTCGGTCGTGGTCACACCGGGAACCGGCCATGTGCAAGCCATGGCGGTCAACCGGATCTACAGCCTCGACCAGTCGAACAACGGACCACACTCGAACGAACGCCTGCGGTCGGCCGGGGTGGACTCCAACTATCCAAACACGACCATCCCGTTGCTCAGTGGCAACGACGAGACTCCCGGTTTCCCCGCCGGTTCAACCTTCAAGCTCTACACCATGTTGGCCGCCCTAGAAGAGGGCATGCCGCTGGCGACCAGCCTGCCCTCACCCCACACCTACCACTCACGGGTGTACACCGTCCACGAAGAGGGCCGTGCCTCATGCAGCCAGGTTAATCCTGGCCAATATGTATGGTGCCCCAGCAATGACAACCCGTCGATGACACAGTCCAGTATGGATATGTGGGACGCCTACGGCCGCTCGTCCAACACATACTTCGTTCAGCTACAGGAGTTTGTGGGCACATCGGCAGCCGTGGAGATGGCCGAGCGAGCAGGCATCAACTTCCGCGCTGAGGAAGGCGTGGTTGAAGCACGTAACAACGAGAACCAAGAACTCGACGAGTACGGCATGTTTACCCTAGGCCTGGACTCCACCACTCCGCTGGACATGGCCAACGCCTACGCGACCGTGGCCTCCGGCGGCATCAAGTGCGACCCCATGCCAGTCCTGAAGATTCACCGTTCGGACGGCTCCTTTTGGGAAGACGCCTCAGAACCCAGCTGCGAGCGCGTCATTGAGGAAGACGTGGCGCTGGCCGCCGTGAGCGCGGGCCGCTGCCCGGTGGGCCAAAGCGACGATGTCTCCCGCTGTAGCGGTGGCACGGCCACTGGCGAAGGCTCCAGCTTCGACCGTCCGCTCATGGGTAAGACCGGTACCGCCGACCGCAACCGTTCGTACTGGATGATGTTGGCGACCCCGAACGCGGCCAGCGCGACCTTCGTTGGTGACCCGGACATGTCGTCGCGGTCGGTGAACGCCAATAGCGCTTGGTCGTCGCAAGTGCGAAGTTCGGGCATTACGGTACTGGGCCACGCGGTGTCCAAACTGGATGTTGAGGATTGGGATACCCCTAGCAATGATTTGGTCAGGGGCAAGGACCTCACCAGCATCCCCAACATTGGATGCGTGAATGTGAACACGGCGATCAATACGATTGAGAACGCGGGCTTCAATGCCGTTGTGGCGCAAGGGCAGCACGATTCGAGTTGTGATCAGGGTCAGGCGTTCTCCACCACTCCCACTGGTACGGCTCCGAAGGGGACGAATGTCTTCATCTTGATTTCCAATGGGGAGGATCAGGATGATCACGAGGATGACGACGACGAGGATGACGACGACGAGGATGACGACGATGAGGATGAGGACGACGACGACGACTGA
- a CDS encoding STAS domain-containing protein, whose protein sequence is MVNPGLDIKVHHESNETIVALTGEIDIHTVQRLTDTVDDALADAPARLVFDMNGVTFCDSQGLGTLVVLRRAATRSRSVLVLANLTAFLTRLLHVTGMDDQFVIRDAQPATFDEPSRHD, encoded by the coding sequence GTGGTGAACCCAGGACTGGACATTAAGGTGCACCACGAATCGAATGAGACGATCGTGGCGCTAACGGGCGAAATTGACATCCACACAGTACAGCGACTGACTGACACAGTGGATGACGCGCTCGCGGATGCCCCTGCCCGCCTTGTCTTCGACATGAACGGCGTGACGTTCTGCGACTCGCAGGGCTTGGGCACGCTCGTCGTGCTGCGCCGCGCGGCTACTCGTTCCCGCTCGGTCTTGGTCCTTGCCAATTTGACCGCTTTCCTCACCCGGCTGCTGCATGTCACCGGCATGGACGACCAGTTCGTCATTCGGGACGCACAGCCAGCGACCTTCGACGAGCCTTCTCGCCATGACTAA
- a CDS encoding ABC transporter ATP-binding protein — protein sequence MNVPQDRSGPSAGDGETGRRRTSVLPFARGAHTRPHQRASSAEADDTLLLPRVEEPAAETTPAHDQTSTQQLATEPLIRLSKAGMTYPGPPPVEALKPIDLDVHEGDYLAIVGPSGSGKSTLLNLLGLLDQPTTGAYYLDGHDTSTMKEGMRTKLRGEKVGFIFQAFHLMAHRTAEENVAMSLVYKGIARGRRRTIAREKLEQVGLSHRISALPTTLSGGERQRVAIARALATDPSLMLCDEPTGNLDSKTAASVLETLDELHARGLTILVITHDHEVAQRAQRVVTIRDGELLEGNLVGSS from the coding sequence ATGAATGTCCCTCAGGATCGCTCCGGGCCAAGCGCGGGCGACGGCGAAACAGGCCGCCGCCGCACCTCGGTGCTGCCGTTCGCTCGTGGCGCGCACACGCGGCCGCACCAGCGTGCCAGCAGCGCAGAGGCCGACGACACGCTACTCCTGCCCCGCGTCGAGGAGCCAGCGGCCGAAACGACTCCCGCACACGATCAGACGTCGACCCAGCAGCTAGCCACAGAGCCGCTGATCCGATTGTCCAAGGCCGGAATGACCTACCCGGGCCCCCCGCCGGTCGAGGCACTCAAGCCGATCGACCTCGACGTTCACGAAGGCGACTATTTGGCCATCGTGGGACCGTCTGGTTCGGGTAAGTCCACCCTGCTCAACCTGCTTGGTCTCCTCGACCAACCCACGACAGGGGCCTACTATCTAGACGGCCACGACACCTCCACGATGAAGGAGGGCATGCGCACCAAGCTACGAGGCGAGAAGGTCGGCTTTATTTTCCAAGCCTTCCACCTCATGGCCCACCGCACCGCGGAGGAAAACGTGGCGATGTCACTGGTCTATAAGGGCATCGCCCGAGGCCGCCGCCGCACCATCGCCCGCGAGAAGCTGGAACAGGTGGGCCTGTCCCATCGCATCTCGGCCCTACCGACCACCTTGTCCGGGGGCGAACGTCAACGCGTGGCGATCGCCCGCGCGTTGGCCACCGACCCATCGTTGATGCTATGCGACGAGCCCACCGGAAACCTGGACTCGAAGACGGCCGCCTCGGTGCTGGAGACCCTTGACGAACTACACGCGCGCGGTCTGACAATCCTCGTCATCACCCACGACCACGAAGTCGCCCAACGAGCGCAACGAGTGGTGACGATTCGCGACGGGGAACTGCTCGAGGGCAACCTGGTCGGCAGCAGCTAG
- a CDS encoding tRNA adenosine deaminase-associated protein has translation MTATRTGDQWEASEVDLDDIADIEDAAEVMRDVNPDAEVALLFVDADDSYLTILRLDQGDDLRAFGSDAEYASQSRLGETLLADLEPDDHDDFDEEDEEAAVRRPTELDAEPVGEADLLSDLGVPSAMLLALCAKDGMLPTDVMTELAERIGCAEALEAVSDA, from the coding sequence GTGACTGCCACCAGGACTGGTGACCAGTGGGAAGCTTCCGAAGTTGATCTGGACGACATCGCCGACATCGAAGACGCCGCTGAAGTCATGCGGGATGTCAACCCAGACGCTGAGGTGGCGCTGCTCTTCGTCGATGCCGACGACTCATATTTGACGATCTTGCGCCTCGATCAGGGCGACGATCTGCGTGCTTTCGGCTCTGATGCCGAATATGCCTCGCAAAGCCGCTTGGGCGAGACCCTGTTGGCCGACTTGGAGCCGGACGATCACGACGATTTCGACGAAGAGGACGAAGAGGCGGCGGTGCGCCGCCCGACCGAACTTGACGCGGAGCCGGTCGGCGAAGCCGACCTCTTGAGCGACCTCGGTGTTCCCTCGGCAATGTTGTTGGCCCTGTGTGCCAAGGACGGGATGCTTCCCACCGACGTGATGACCGAGTTGGCCGAGCGCATTGGCTGCGCCGAGGCTTTGGAAGCCGTCAGCGACGCCTGA